ACATTGACCATGAAGCCCTTGTATTCCGGGCACATGGTGTTAGCGTCTCCTACGGATGGAGTAAGGAGATTTGTTGCGTTGTTTCTACTCGACCTAGGAATCAGCCAGCCGAAGGAATAAGGCATTGCTACCTGATGAACCACTTTACCGGTTATCTTGAATGGACGTATGCGCGGGGTCACCATGGCCACACACTCCACTTCTCCCCTGATGGACGCCACCTTAACTCTATCGCCGTTCTTGACGCCGATCTCCTTGGCGAGTTGCGGACTCATTTCGACATAGAGTTCGGGCTGGGCCTCCAGCAACCATGGTTGCCAGCGTGTAAATGACCCTGAACACCAGTGCTCAGCGATGCCGTTCGTGCTGCACACAAACGGAAATCTGGGATCCGCCGATGCAAACTTGTCCATGTCACTCTTGAAGAACTTTATCGCTGGATTATTCATTTGTTGGGACATCGGGTTCTTTTTTAACGGGCTTTCCACTGGTTCATACTGCTCTGGAAACGGCCCGTCCACCAGTCCTGGACCATACAGGAAAGCTCGTCCGTCCGGTTTCATGATAAATGGCAGTTTCCCCTTTTCCTTGTCACTCATGGGAGGCCAAGGTCCATCAGGAACGTCCCCGACCCATTTACCGCCTTCCCACTTCAAGATCGCTCGTTTGGGGTTCCACGGGACACCGGCCGGATCACAGGAGGCTCTGTTGTAAATGATTCTACGATTGACCGGCCAGCACCAGGCCCAGTTGGAGTACATCCCAAGTCCTGTGGGATCCTCTTTTCCTCGACGGGCCATCATGTTGCCGGCGTTTGTATAGCTTGCGCAGTAGAGCCAGTTACCGCAGGATGTGCTCCCGTCGGCCTGTAGCAATGCAAAACCGGGCACAAGATCGCCCTTTTTGAAATTGAGATCTTTACCCGAAGGATCTTTAAGCGTCACGTCCTTCAGGAAATAACCGTTGATAGCTTTAGCTACCTTATGCGAGTCATATCGGTTTTTGTCATCAACATAATCCCACTGGAGATTCACAATCGGCTCAGGGCATTTCCCTCCTTCTTTTTGATAGAGTTCCTTGAGCTTAAGAACTATCCTGGCAACCATGTCTCCATCAGAAATGGCGTCTCCAGGGGGTTCAACCGCCTTGTAACGCCATTGGGCAAGCCTGCCGCTATTTGAGAGACTACCTTCTTTTTCCACTGAACATGCGGCCGGTAACAGAAATACCTCTGTTTTGATTTTCTTGGGATCTAAACCGGGGCCATGCCAAAAGGACGCTGTTTCATTATTGAAAATGTTTGTATGCACCAGCCAGTCCAGATTCGAAAGCGCTTTCACGACTTTATTCACGTTGGGATGGCTCCCCGCAGGATTTTGGCTGAATACGAAGAAACCTTTGATTTTTCCGTGATACATGGCATCGCACATGTCGAACCACGAATATGTGGCCCCGTCGTCACACTTCGGCAACCATGAGTAACCGAAATCATTCTCTTTCGAGCCCTTGTCTCCATAGTAGGATTTGAGAAGACTGACTGTGTACTTGGGAGTGTTCTGCCACCAATTCGCGGATTGAGGCTCTGCCGTGGTCGGAGTATTGGCCTTGAGGTACGACTCCAGACTCTGTTGCGAAGTTCGAGGGACTTTCAGGTAGCCGGGTATCAAGTGGAAAAGCAAGCAACCATCAGTCGAGCCTTGAACATTGGGCTGACCACGAAGGGCGTTGATTCCGCCACCTGCAATTCCAATATTACCGAGCAGCAACTGAATGATGGCGCTGGCCCGGATATTTTGTGTCCCAAAGGTGTGGTGTGTCCACCCTAACGCGTAAAGCACCGTGCCGGCTTTGTCCTTCACCCCTGTCGAAGAGAATGTCTCGTATACCTTGAGAAGATCGGCCACCGGCGTCCCGGTTATCTCAGAAACCTTTTCAACAGGGTATCGGGAGTAATGTTTTTTTAACAACTGGAATACACAGCGCGGATTCTTCAGAGTGGGGTCCATTTCCGGGACACCCTTGTCGTTACGTTTGAATGCCCATTGGGAAGCGTCGTATTTTTTGGTCTCGGGGTTATAACCCGAGAACAGGCCATCTTTAAAATCGAACTTTTCTCCGACAATGTACGACGCGTTGGTGTAGTTTACAACGTAATCATTGAAATACTTATTCTTTCCAATGATGTAATTGATCATGCCCCCCAGGAAGGCGATGTCGGTTCCTGATCTAAGAGGAGCATAGATGTCGGCGACCGCGGAAGTACGAGTAAAACGAGGATCTACAGAAATAATCTTGGCCCCGGCCTCTTTTGCCCTCATTACCCACTTCATGGAGATAGGGTGGTTTTCAGCAGCGTTGCTGCCCATTATCAGAAGGCAGTCACTGTTTTTAAGATCTATCCAATGATTGGTCATTGCGCCACGCCCGAACGACTCTCCCAGAGCCGCAACTGTCGGGCTGTGTCAAACCCGCGCCTGGTGGTCCAGATAGACTATACCCAGGTTTCTCATCAATGCGTTAAGAGTATGGCATTCCTCATTGTCTATGTTCGAGCTTCCCAGATGAGCGATAGTTTCGACACGGTTGACTATCTGTCCTTTGCTGTTTTTTTCCATGAAATCAGCGT
The genomic region above belongs to Desulfomonilaceae bacterium and contains:
- the fdnG gene encoding formate dehydrogenase-N subunit alpha: MDLTRRQFILLSGAVGAGAALSSLGLDLGPVKAYAEELKIDKMKTAKNTTTICPYCSVSCGLIVSTDTAAGKIINIEGDPDHPINEGALCAKGSALYQTTANNPSRLTKVLYRAPFSDKWEEKPWDWAITEIAKRAKATRDADFMEKNSKGQIVNRVETIAHLGSSNIDNEECHTLNALMRNLGIVYLDHQARVUHSPTVAALGESFGRGAMTNHWIDLKNSDCLLIMGSNAAENHPISMKWVMRAKEAGAKIISVDPRFTRTSAVADIYAPLRSGTDIAFLGGMINYIIGKNKYFNDYVVNYTNASYIVGEKFDFKDGLFSGYNPETKKYDASQWAFKRNDKGVPEMDPTLKNPRCVFQLLKKHYSRYPVEKVSEITGTPVADLLKVYETFSSTGVKDKAGTVLYALGWTHHTFGTQNIRASAIIQLLLGNIGIAGGGINALRGQPNVQGSTDGCLLFHLIPGYLKVPRTSQQSLESYLKANTPTTAEPQSANWWQNTPKYTVSLLKSYYGDKGSKENDFGYSWLPKCDDGATYSWFDMCDAMYHGKIKGFFVFSQNPAGSHPNVNKVVKALSNLDWLVHTNIFNNETASFWHGPGLDPKKIKTEVFLLPAACSVEKEGSLSNSGRLAQWRYKAVEPPGDAISDGDMVARIVLKLKELYQKEGGKCPEPIVNLQWDYVDDKNRYDSHKVAKAINGYFLKDVTLKDPSGKDLNFKKGDLVPGFALLQADGSTSCGNWLYCASYTNAGNMMARRGKEDPTGLGMYSNWAWCWPVNRRIIYNRASCDPAGVPWNPKRAILKWEGGKWVGDVPDGPWPPMSDKEKGKLPFIMKPDGRAFLYGPGLVDGPFPEQYEPVESPLKKNPMSQQMNNPAIKFFKSDMDKFASADPRFPFVCSTNGIAEHWCSGSFTRWQPWLLEAQPELYVEMSPQLAKEIGVKNGDRVKVASIRGEVECVAMVTPRIRPFKITGKVVHQVAMPYSFGWLIPRSSRNNATNLLTPSVGDANTMCPEYKGFMVNVTKV